AGACTAGTTTAACAAATATTAGCaacttcaaaaccaaattgacatttaaattttgatttgaattaaACTGATATTATCTACAATTTGAAAATGTTCGGAATTTTTTTTGGTACCGCTTACAAGCAAGCTTCGACcagaattgaaaatttaaatgaAGTGAATCAAATTTTGATAATCTTAGTTCAGTTATTTTAAAATCTAATTGTTTTTGTTAATCGAAATCAAAGCGAACACTGGATTATTTACTGCACCGTTAAATTTATTAGGCATTTGCCATTGTACttgtaccaaaataggcatatagtttttgaggaagtatcaatttaggcttcacatacaaaatagcaccaatataaacttaacgtttaaaaaagagtgCCAATTTAAACATCGATAACGGAACATGACACATTATTCATATAACgacgttaagttctgtcaattgtacatgGAAAGAGAAATCAGAATTTAACGAGGTAATATGAACGACGTGTCATATTTTGTTATCAAGatctaaattgatatattttttttaaacattaagcttATTTTGTACATTGAGCTTATCAATTCCCAAAAACCTTaaacctattttgataccttatcccttatatttatttaaagatAATATGTCTCttccatcaaaaaaaaaaaaaaaaaaatctaaaatagaTATAGTATTTAAATGAATTATAAACTTATATAAGTTTTTCTTCTTTATATAAGTTTTAAGAAGTAAAATATTTTGGATAATTGATTATAACCCATCCCATGGATCAATCATTTCCTGCATTTCTGGAATAGAGATCCTAAACTTAATCACTAAAATAGATATAATACAGGAGACAGCCAGTTCTCAAACATGGAATAATATCATGGAGAACATGATAAAGAAAACATGGCTGCTTATAAAAACACATCAGAATTTAACAGAGTTTATTATGTACATCTTTAAATTTCTCAGTCTCAATACATCTGCCATTGCCATATAATATTCCTCCAACTCAAGCAACGTGCGCAAAGTAAAAATTTGAAGTAGCAACCACGAAAGATACTCGCAACATGTGTAAGTTTAGTCAATACTAACCTGAGCACTGGATGCTTCCATCATACCATTGCGTATCTGATCACCAATGTCTCGAACATGACCAGGGCCGTGGGGAATAAACACGGTTGTGTTGTTAGATGAGTTGCCTAGGTCTTTTAATGTATCAAAGTATTGTGTCACCATTATCAGATCCATGACCTCCTTAGCCGTGGTTCCCTCTACCTTGTGAGAGAAATTCAAGATGTTCTCTCTCAACCCGTCTGTGATTGCCTGCCTCTGCCTGGCTACTCCTACTCCGCCAAGGTATTTGGATTCAGCCTCAGCTTCTGCCCTTTTCACTTGGAGTATCTTCTCTGCTTCTCCTTTGTATACACTTGCAAGCTGAAGCCTTTGAGCTGGCAAATTGAATCAATATTCCATgtttagatttaaaaaaaaatggaaattaaacGAACTAAAATAAATTATCATATGCCAAATGTTATAATGTTCTTCGCTCAAAATCAAACTCAATAATGTAGCATTGCATATTGTTCGTCAGCTATTAAGAAAGATAGCTCCTCGCCATATACTTTATTCATAGTGCATTTACGTGAATTCTGAAAAGTGTATGTGCAGCGAGAACTGTGACATGTTTCTCGATAGAATTGATAGAGCAGCTATATCTCAGTATCTATACAGGTCATAAGTTGTCAAGCTCTACATGCAGAGATAAATTTGGGAACATACTCACATACTCCCATACAAGTAGATCATAACATATTCCCATAATCAAGATGAGCAGAACTTATTACCTGCATTGATCTCATTCATCGCCTTGCGCACAGAAGGATCAGGTATAATATCAACCATCAGAATGTGCTCAATGCTATATCCATAAGCTCCCATCACCTGGTACATGATTGATGATTCTAATATAAGATATGAGATGCTACAACCatcattttgaaaaaataaatgtgattttgtcatgaTATAAAAGAAAGAATGCACAAACCAGTGAAACcaagataaaaaatattctaaacaagcAAACCCAGGAAATTATATGCTTGAAAAAGTACAAAAGAATGACAAGTATCAATGTAATGACTAATGAGATAGTATTGTAAACCTAATAATTCAAAGGAATTAGCAAAATCTAGTTAGTTCATGTTAAATTTCAGCTACAATTTCAAGCTTTACAACCATAATATGAAGTTCTTGCATCCATAATCCAACAACAATACCATATTCCTCAATCAAGCTTTGCTTTTTAATTAGCACTGTAAAATCAACGTTTAACTTATAATGCAGCATTCTTTACTCAAAATTTTGCTAGACTGTACTAGCATGTTACTGGTCCTTATGGAACAAAAAATGTCAGAGCAAACTAGCAGCATCTTTGCTAATATCTGAAACAGAAACCAGTGCCATGCATCAAATACATAAGGATCTATAATTTAGAAGTGAAAGCAGATGAACTGAAATTCCATTTAGTTAGCTAGCAAAAGATATTCTTCTGAAACAGAATTTCTTATTTTAGTAGCAGAAGGTAAAACATATGCCATAAGGCCATTTAAGGGATGCTGCAATCAtgatttcaaaaaaataaaagcaatTTTTCCATAACATGAAAGAAAGAACGCACAAACCAACAAAACCAAGATAACAATATTCCAAACAGGCAAACTCAAGAAGCTACTGCCTCAATTATTTGCTTGAAAGTACACACGAAAGACAAGTATCAATATAACGACTTATGAGAAAGTATTGTAACCTGATAATTCAAAAGAATTAGCAAAATCTAGTTCATGTTAATTTCAGACAGTTATCAAGCTCAGCTTTTTAAGTAGCATTGTATAACCAATGTTCTTTAACTTATAAGTTATAATGCAGCATTCTTTGCTGAAATGTTTGCTAGAAATTATTCATGAATGGAGCATAAAATCAGAAAAACAACAAAGCCGCAAAAAAAGTAGCATAGAGAAAAACTAGCATTATTTATGGAAGAATTAGCATGTTACTAGTCCTTATAAATTGAACCAAGAAGACTTTAAGAAAAAACACCGACTTAACGACTACCATGAAGAAATGATAAAGTATGTGATTATCATAGATGGTGGTCGTCACTAAACAAAGGACATAATTACCTTCTCCAGTTCCTCCAAAACAGCTTTGGCAACTTCACCCTTCTGCTCAAAAAGCTCATCTAAAGCCATTCTTGGAACAAGAGCTCGGACCACTTAGAGAGACAAATAATATTGAAATTAGGTGCAATCCAAGTAAATACGGATTATTGGTGTCAGTATAAAAATTTACCATCAAACACATAAGCCTGAATTTGCTCTTGAGGGTTTGCCAACTCATAAAATGCATCATCAGCATTTTGCCTGACTACTCGATACTGAATTGAGCAAACCAATTGCACAAACACATTATCCTGCACAAGTATAACAGTTTCTCAAACTCCACAGGTAGCGAACCAATAAATATGTGATCCCAATAAATAAGGAACAAATGACAACAACTGTTCTCGATCCAAACATGCAAagcaaaattaaaattcaagacGAATTTAAACAGAAACAACCCTAGAATTTGCAGTTGCTTAATCTTTAATGAAATTAAATTCAACTCCACACGGTGCTGtgtcaattcaattcaataccAATAATTGAGAAAAAAGacagaaaagaagaaaagaagaaaaaacctTGGTCTTGGTCTCGATGCGGACATCAAGGGAACTAATTCTAGTGGAGAGAACGCCGGCGAGAAACTGACCAGCGACAGGATTGTAAAACTGGAATCCAGGTTCGGCCAATTTCTCAAATCGACCCCATCTCTCAATAATACCAACGCTGGCCTGATCGATGCATCCAAAGAAAAAACAACATGAATTGCCCATCTTGATGGATCAAAAAAACTATCTCTCCGTTTATGCTGCGTGCAACGTGGAAGGGACGAGTATAGAAGAAGACAAATGAAAGGAAGGAAAGGAACAGACGCGGCAGGGCCGCCTCCGCAAATTGCATGATGACCTCCTGACCTCGTCAACGACGTCGGCATGGACACCTCCATCGGTTAAATTACAAAATAGGCTCAACTTTGTGATGGGCTTACTCCTAACAGATGAACTCCGATAAACTCATCAAAAGCCTCAATTGCGGATCCAGGCGTTCTACAATCAATTTGATTTCATAAGCCCCTTTTAGATTAGTAAAAGATACAAAATAAGTGCCAATAGTATGATTGGTGTTACTTTTGACTATACTTATTTGTGGGTTGGGATTGGTCGATTAATAATCTCATTTTAGGTTATTCCAAACTATATTCATATTAGTTAGGTATGTAGGAGGCGCACCACACTCGTAATGTCCCAAGGGAAATGACCTATGAAATTTGTCATCCAGTCAGCAGTGCGATTACCTTCTCTATACGTATGTTGAAAGATAATCTCCCAAACACGGTCTCGCAGTCGTTGACACCCTTTGATAAGCTAGGAATACGGATGAGTTATGACATTTCTACGTGTCATGAAACTTATAACCAGACGAGAATCCATCTCAACAAAAACTTTCCTATAACTTGTATCTCAGGCAAGTTTGAATCCAAAAAATAAGCCCCACAGTTCAACAAGGAAAAGCATTACCAACCCCAGTATTCGCAACAAAACCTCATATCCACATACCATTAGCATTCCGCATCAGACCACTGGCCGATATCAACCCCGAGTTACCTTTTGAGGCTCCATCAGTATTCAATTTGACCCAGTCTTGGTCAGGGGATGCCACTTTACCCAAATAGTCCGAGGTGTATTCATTTTGAAATCATGGTTCTGTTTTAAGTAGAATCATTCTTTTTTAGTCTTTCTTTTTGCTTCTGGGTGACTGCTCTCCTTTGTAATTAAAAAACTATATTCATATAAGGGTTGGATTCAAACAAATTCTCAAGTCCAATCTAATCTGcccaattaatatatattttttcaaaaaataaatcaaagttATGAATAATAAAAATGTAGTAAACTAAGATTTAGTTGTACATAattttaaatagaaaaaattaattaataaaataataagaaaGAGTATCTAAATAacaaattacatatatatatatatatatatatatatatatatatatatatatatataaataaatataaaagggAAATTTAATGGTGTAGGTTGGGCTTAATGTCAATTATGCCTGTTAAAGTTCAACTCGTGCTTAGTGGGCTTGCAGGGCAAGCCCAGCCACACACATCTACTTTTGATATGTGTTAACTTTAATGATGATACATGTTATTTTAAGCTGATTTAATTAAAAGGCTTCATACAGTATTTACCATCAACTTGTCCAAAAACTTGGATTGTTCTAAACTTTTGAAGTGTTCTGATAATCCTCtcaacttatataaaatatttagttaatCTACTGAATTTATGtaaaaagtaattaattaatcatttagttgtaaaaaaaaaagtaagttaaatgtaaaaaaatgtgTTGCATACATCCCAAAAGAAGTAAAATGACCAAGGTCGAGATATACTATTCTAATAATAGAGAAGATAagtttatagttgagcaagtaaatACTttcttaataatatatttaatcaattatgtgaattatgtaatatcATTTTAAAGCGCATATAACACATCTTTTGCATGCAGGTTACTGTTTTTTGCAACCggatgattaattaattacattttacgcaagtttaagTGTAACATCccggtccaataccatgtagatattgtccgctctgataccaattgtaacatcccggtccaataccatgtagacgcgttttaaagccgtgaggtccaaatgtgttggatttgggaCAGAGCGTACAATATTTACATGGTATTGGATTGGAATGTTACATTAAGGTTTAACTGattattttatgcaaattaaGAGTGCTTTAAAACACTTTAGATAAGTTCaggatatattaagcctaattAAAAGTATAAAAGTGAATTAAATGGATGTACAAAATCCATTTTGAgtaaattaatcctaaagaaAAATTAAGCCCTTATATCAACTAAACATCGTAAAAGTCCTAATTGAAGTCACAATTTGTAATCCTACCATAAGGAATTTGTGATCCATTCTTTTTGAGGATGGTATCAACATGAAGAAAGCgactttagcatttcttcatggGTTTAATTAACCTGTTATTGTTTGTATTTTCATTGAACGATATCTAGCCCAGAACCGGAGTTTGGCCGCCGGCTCCACTTTTATGTAATGGTGATTTTGACCTCTGCTAGCtcccattaattttaatttatatagatttatttgtagtattattttaaaatagttaACTTGATTTAAAACGTAGGTTTAATATACAAAATTATGAGTTCAAGTTTTatgaaacttttttttaatagaactttttttatataaactttattttgtaaataattttaatgttaTTATTAATAAGTTCTATACACTTTTCAACTCTTTTGaactaaataattttataaaattattatttttacttttgaGACTAAAAAATCTTGATTTTTCAAttatattctaatttataaaacTTATAagaaatttataataaaaagataaaagttgtataatttttaagaaattaaaattggacttataaaatattaaatatgtttactctttATGTTaagcatttttaattttttaatctaTGAATTTTTAAGATATTAGTGGCTAAAATTATATTATCCTGACTTCAGAAAATTGCTCTCTAACTTCATAAAAGTAGACTCCTCCGGCACTGACCGAGAAACTAAAATGGCCAGAAATGTAAATTCATGAACCTCTCTCATAAATCTATCTATCACTTCAAAACTTTATCTGACTGAATGCGATGCATTGGAATAGTGCTGGTATATACAGGGCACTTGCTATGAAGTTATGTGAGGACAACTCTCACCCATTCTTTCCCAACACATATCTCCAATGTTCAATGTATATATTTACTTACTTTCTTCATTATTCACAAACTAATGGATTAATCTTCTTTACATATATGCTCTATATGCTTGTTATTCATAGTCATTTGCGTGTGGGTGTGtgttaaagattaatataaaatctaTGATCACCTTAACTATAAgatcgagcttttagttcaaacgacaatcattaatcaaatttatcaaaataaataaataataatcatTAATCAATAGCTATTGTTCATGGAGAATAAAATCTTAATTTTGTCCTCTCAAAAATGGCAACCCCTCACAAATAATTACCATATTAGTGATCTAAACTTAGATTTTGTTTCACTAATCAGCACATAAATGTTTTAATACAAAACAAGAAGGTGAATCAAGTACACAATCAGAAAATACAAAACCAGAccccaaaaaaaaagagaaatttttAGCAATTTTAGAAAAAGAAGATGTATCTACAAAAATCTAGATGTGCATGTGCACATGAAAATAAATTACGTACCCATAGTGCATATAATAAAACATTGGATATAGCATATAAAAGGAGTGTTGACCCATATGCATATTGCAGACATGTCCCCTCCAAAAGCTGCATTACTATTTTAAACCCACaacttgtttatttttatatatacagtCTCCACATTCTACTCATTCATCTTCTGACTCCCTTGCACGTTACCCATCCTTTTTATTTAAAATGCGATTATGTTAACAGCAAAAGccaaaattgataaaataagTAGACAAGAATAAGATTGTGTTGGCCAAATTGGAATTGAAAGCTTAATTACAACCACAAATGGATAATCAATTTCAGACAGATAAGGGACCTCTTTTTAATTCAAAGGGACCAAAAgacaatttaatttattgatggGCTTGCATTTTGTGATTGGTAGGGAAACAAAGTCGATCCATGTGGATCTAGATCTTTTAGGGggtaatttttaattaattaagatgATCCCTCTTGGTGTATCCACCCTATTTTTGCTATATATCATGTTCCTATCTatcatcttttttattttattttattttcttctgaTTATTATGATAAAGCGGGTGTTTGTTTCTTATTGTTTAATTATTGTACtatacttttccaaaaaaaaatactagAGTTTTATTATAATAGAGCAAGTTTTAGTATGATATAGCAACTGAACTGTGTCGTATCAAGTGATAAAGTTTTGAAGAAGAGCATCGCTCCTACAAGGATTAGTATTTGATTCCCTACTTGTACTTAAATCCTATATTATATAAGATATCAATTAGGTAATTTTGAGTTGTGTTTTAAACTAACGAATTAATTAAATAGCAAGGGAAACTAACAATTGATTTGTCTAATGTATGAGTGGAAGGAC
The DNA window shown above is from Euphorbia lathyris chromosome 1, ddEupLath1.1, whole genome shotgun sequence and carries:
- the LOC136226416 gene encoding hypersensitive-induced response protein 4, with the protein product MGNSCCFFFGCIDQASVGIIERWGRFEKLAEPGFQFYNPVAGQFLAGVLSTRISSLDVRIETKTKDNVFVQLVCSIQYRVVRQNADDAFYELANPQEQIQAYVFDVVRALVPRMALDELFEQKGEVAKAVLEELEKVMGAYGYSIEHILMVDIIPDPSVRKAMNEINAAQRLQLASVYKGEAEKILQVKRAEAEAESKYLGGVGVARQRQAITDGLRENILNFSHKVEGTTAKEVMDLIMVTQYFDTLKDLGNSSNNTTVFIPHGPGHVRDIGDQIRNGMMEASSAQVSID